CGTTATTTAAGTGACAAATAAAAAACAATATCGATCACTTAAGAATGTCTATAAGACCGTGAAGTATATCGAACAGGAAAATAACGATCATTACTTAAGTAAACTCTGGTTAATCAGTAATAACATCGTCTTATAACATTCATTGCAATTGAACACTTCTAGCGACCAATCTTGGGGTAAAATATTCTTAAATAGCCCAAGTATTCACACACGAGAACACTATGACTCAAGAATTGATTATTACCGACATTAAGATCGGCAACGGTAAAGCGGCAGTAAAAGGGGCATTAATTACCACTCGCTACAATGGATGTTTAGCGGACGGCACTCAGTTTGATGCTTCAGATGCATTCCAATGTGTCATCGGCACAGGCAGAGTCATTAAAGGTTGGGATCAAGGTATCATCGGTATGAATGTGGGCGGTAAGCGGCAATTATCAGTACCAGCACATTTAGCCTATGGCGAACGTCAAATTGGTGAGCGTATTCCAGCAAACTCAGATTTATTTTTTGAAATTGAATTACTTGAAGTACTCACTCGAGACGACTAATTCGAGTTAATAAGTCACAAACGAAAACGCGACCCATCAGGTCGCGTTTATTGTGCAGTGCGGTTCATTAAGCTTACGCGTAAGAATGCTCGCCATGCTCATGCTCTGTAACGTCACGAACACCTGTCAATTCAGTTGGGAACATATCTAACAACTGCTTCTCAATACCATCTTTTAAGGTGATATCAACTTGCGAGCAACCGTTACACCCACCGCCAAACTGCAATACTGCAACGCCAGCTTCGGTAATTTCTACCAGCATGATGTTACCGCCGTGGCTAGCAAGTTGTGGATTAATCTCTGACTGAATAACATATTCAATACGTTCAACTAATGGCGCATCTCCAGACACTTTACGCATTTTTGCGTTAGGTGCTTTTAATGTAAGCTGCGAACCAAGCTGGTCGGTTACAAAGTCAATGCTGGCATCATCTAAAAACGGTGCGCTCTTTTCATCGACCATAGCACTAAAGCCATTAAATGGAAGTTCTACATCATCAGCTTCAGCAGCATCAGGTGGACAATAAGACACACCACACTCTGCTTGTGCAGTACCTGGGCTGATAACAAACACACGAATGTGCGTACCTTCCGGCTGGTCGGCCAATAGTTTGACGAAATGGGCCTGAGCTGTATCGGTAATGGTGATCATAAAAACCTGCTCCGTCAGGGAATACCTGAGTAAATTAGTAAGAATTAGACCTATGATACTCTGTGTTGCATTGGCTTTGTAGTGTCCGTGGGATTTGATCTCGAAAAAATGATCCAGGACAACGTTTTTTAGCCCTGAAAATATCGCAATGTGCCTTATAGCATAGGTTATAGGACGTATTAATTAATTGTTTTTATTTATAAAAAAACTTGTTATTACTCAAATCGAATTAATCTAACCTAAACCTAGGTTAATCTACCTTTAAAAAGATTTAATCTAATAATCCTGGTGCTTCTGCCCGCGCAAGGCACCATGTTTGTACATGAACAAATTGTGGACTAAATAATCGACTAATTTCATCGACTGTTGTGCCGGTCGTGACCACATCATCAATCAACGCAACTCGCTGGTAGGTCATATTCGGTTTTAGTTTGAATGCGCCATGGCAATTCCTACGCCGCTGTTTACCTGCTAATCCGGTTTGTGGCGCAGTATCGACCACCCGAATTAAACAACCGTCGTCCAGAGGGATACCGGTCAATAGGCTTAACTCTTTAGCAATTAACCAAGCTTGGTTAAAACCTCTGTGCCGCAAACGATTGGGGTGTAGCGGTACTGGGATCAACACCTGTGGACGCCTTATAATGCCATGCTTAATGAGTAATGCGATACGACAAGCTAATTGCTGAGTTATCGCATTAAGCGGCGCACATTGTTGTTGGTATTTAATCGCAGCAATAAGCGGCCCTAATCCTTGATGATAACTGCAAGGTGCCACCACCCAGTTAGGCTTATGTTTAAGGCATTTGCCACAATATGCCTGCAATAGCGCGATTTCGCGACCACAGCCTAAACACACTTCATGCTGATACAAACTTGCAGCTAAGCACACCTGGCACACACCAGTAAGCACTTTATGAGGAAACAATTGCTGATAACCCATTTGCTCTATCCTTTGCTGGCACAGCAAGCAACGGT
This region of Shewanella livingstonensis genomic DNA includes:
- a CDS encoding FKBP-type peptidyl-prolyl cis-trans isomerase, translating into MTQELIITDIKIGNGKAAVKGALITTRYNGCLADGTQFDASDAFQCVIGTGRVIKGWDQGIIGMNVGGKRQLSVPAHLAYGERQIGERIPANSDLFFEIELLEVLTRDD
- the nfuA gene encoding Fe-S biogenesis protein NfuA, yielding MITITDTAQAHFVKLLADQPEGTHIRVFVISPGTAQAECGVSYCPPDAAEADDVELPFNGFSAMVDEKSAPFLDDASIDFVTDQLGSQLTLKAPNAKMRKVSGDAPLVERIEYVIQSEINPQLASHGGNIMLVEITEAGVAVLQFGGGCNGCSQVDITLKDGIEKQLLDMFPTELTGVRDVTEHEHGEHSYA
- a CDS encoding ComF family protein — protein: MPSSNNLVDIHHLLRSCISSILRARAILLGSLPNRCLLCQQRIEQMGYQQLFPHKVLTGVCQVCLAASLYQHEVCLGCGREIALLQAYCGKCLKHKPNWVVAPCSYHQGLGPLIAAIKYQQQCAPLNAITQQLACRIALLIKHGIIRRPQVLIPVPLHPNRLRHRGFNQAWLIAKELSLLTGIPLDDGCLIRVVDTAPQTGLAGKQRRRNCHGAFKLKPNMTYQRVALIDDVVTTGTTVDEISRLFSPQFVHVQTWCLARAEAPGLLD